GTGCGTGTCTGGGAGTACGGGGTGGTTCCCGGCCGTGAGGCGGAGTTCGAGCGGCTGTACGGCTCGGCCGGCGCCTGGGCGCAGTTGTTCGCTCGAAGCACCGGCCATGTGAGCACTGATCTGTATCGCGGAGTCGACCAGCCCGCCCGCTACCTGACTGTGGACCGATTCTCGGATACCGATTCGTGGCAACGGTTCCTGAGCGAGCACGGTGACGACTACGCCGAACT
The window above is part of the Mycobacteriales bacterium genome. Proteins encoded here:
- a CDS encoding antibiotic biosynthesis monooxygenase; the protein is MLVRVWEYGVVPGREAEFERLYGSAGAWAQLFARSTGHVSTDLYRGVDQPARYLTVDRFSDTDSWQRFLSEHGDDYAELDSRCAQLTTSQVEIR